AGCCCGACGAGCTACCAGACTGCTCCATCCCGCGTCCGAAGACACTACTCTTTGCATATATTCGGCAACCAAGTAACTGAATGATTCAGGAAATTGGTTGCGGGAGCCGGATTTGAACCGACGACCTTCGGGTTATGAGCCCGACGAGCTACCAGACTGCTCCATCCCGCGTCCGAAAATATCTCTCAGTACGCAACCAAGTCCTGGTGTCTTTTCCGAAGAAAAAGAATTGGTTGCGGGAGCCGGATTTGAACCGACGACCTTCGGGTTATGAGCCCGACGAGCTACCAGACTGCTCCATCCCGCGTCTGAGAGGGACGCATCATAGGGAAGTGATCTGTGAGATGCAAGCACTAGTTAATCGTTTGCTGCATCTTTAGCCAGACAAAGACATTCTATGTGGTTTTCTCTATAATGCGCTGTCCTTTTTCTCGCAGCCGAACATTTATGACCCTGCCATTTTTTATTACTGCCCCTTTAGGCACTGAAGACCTTGTAGCGCGCGAAGCCGAACAGTACGGCGCCGCCGAAGTAAAAGTTACGCGTGCTGGCGTTAGAGTCGAGGCGGAAACGGCATTCATTTATCGTTTTTGCCTTAATAGCCGAGTCGCTTCTCGTTTACTATTTCGATTAGGTGAATATGACGTTAATAGCGCTGATTCACTGCATGCGGCGGCAAAACAGATCGATTGGCAACAGCATATGCATGCAGATGCGACGATCGCAGTTCATTTCGATGGCACCAATGATTGGATGCGGAATACCCAATTTGGTGCGCAAACAGTTAAGGACGCGGTTGTAGACTATATGCGTGATGCTGGGTTGCCACGGCCTAATGTTGATAAAACCCATCCTGACCTGCGTATTCATGCTTATTTGCATCGTGATCGGATCAGTTTGGCGATCGACCTCTCCGGGCCACTGCATATGCGTGGCTATCGCGACAAAGCAGGTAAAGCACCGATGCGCGAAACACTTGCCGCAGCTATGTTAATGCGCGGTAATTGGCAAGCAAGTGATGATCAGCCTTTAGTCGATCCCATGTGCGGTAGTGGCACTATTCTGATTGAAGCGGCCATGATGGCGGCGAATGTTGGCCCGGGTTTGCTACGAGATTTCTTCCCGTTTCAACGCTGGCCGTTGGCAAATCAAAATGAATGGAAGTCGGTACGAGATGAAGCAGAGATAAAGGCGAAAGAAGGGCGCGCAACAACTGGCAAACGCTTCTTTGGCTTAGATCTCGACCGCAGCGTACTCGGGCTGGCAAAAGATAATGCCCATGCAGCAGGTGTCGGTCACCTGATCAATTTCGCTTATGGTGACATAGCAGACTTGACCAATAAGTACGGCGCCCAAGGGACGGTGATCTCTAATCCGCCATATGGCGAACGTCTTGGTACGTTGGCTGAAGTGCTTGCCTTGCATTATCAGTTCGGCACCCAGTTAAAGGCACACTTTGGTGACTGGCGTGCATTGATATATAACATTGATGGCAGCTTATTGAACCAGTTGCGCATGCGGGCAGATAAAAGGCACACACTTTACAACGGTCAACTGAAAGGCACGTTAGCCAGCTATCAGATTAGTAGCAGTGAGCCGAAACCTATCGCAGAAGACTTTATCAATCGTGTGAAAAAGAACATGAAGCGATTGAATAAGTGGATTAAACAGTCGGATACCGATTGCTACCGTGTCTATGACCGAGATTTACCCGAATATAACCTAGCTATCGATTTCTACGGTGATTGGGTGATCGTTCAGGAGTTTGCGGCACCGAAGACGATAGATGAAAAGAAAGCCCAAAACAGGCTAAATGATGCGCTAGTCGCACTTGCAGATCTGCCGCAAGTGGACAGTCGCCAGATCGCGTTGAAAACCCGAATGCGGCAACGGGGCGCACAGCAATATGAGCGCCAGCAACAAGCTAACGTCTGGTTTAAAGTTAACGAGGGACAGTGCCGCTTCTGGATCAACCCGCTTGATTATCTAGACACTGGTTTATTCCTTGATCATCGCACTGTGCGCATGGAGCTTGGTGCTATGGCCGAGGGCCAACGGGTACTGAATCTTTTTTGTTACACTGGCACTGCGACCTGCCATGCTGCCAAAGGCGGTGCAACTTCGTCAGTTAGCGTAGACATGTCCCGCACCTATTTGGACTGGGCAGCTCGAAACTTTGAACTCAACGGCATGGATCCAAAACAGCATCAGCTAATTAAGGCTGACTGCATGAAGTGGTTAGTTTCAACTTCTGACCGCTTTGATCTGATTTTTATAGATCCGCCAAGCTTTTCCAATTCGAAGAAGATGGAAGGGCATTTTGATGTACAACGTGATCATGTGGAATTGCTAGCCTACGCAAGAGAATTGTTAACCCCTGGTGGGGTGATCGTATTTTCTAACAACCTTCGCGGCTTCAAGCTAGATAGCGAAAAACTGGCAAAATACGACTTGTCTATACAAGACGTGACAGAGGCCAGCCTGCCAGAAGATTTTAAACGAAATCAACGAATTCACCACTGTTTCCTATTGGAGTGTGAGCGTTGATTGAGGCAATCCTCTATAGCACTGATGGTTGTCACCTTTGTCAGGAGGCGCAGCAGTTATTAGCACCTTTGGTTGATAATGGCATGCAGCTGAGAGTCGTTGACATAATGGATAATGATGACGACTTGCAGCGTTTCCGCATTCGTATTCCGGTATTGGCACTAAACCATTCTATTGAACTTGATTGGCCGTTTGATATTCAGCGTGTCCAGCATTCTATTGAGAGTATTTCATGACCCTGCTTGTTTTAGAGGACGCTTGCCTGGCATACGGCCAGGTACCTTTGTTAGAAAACGCAAACTTTACCATTGAAGCTGGCGAGCGAGTTTGTTTGGTTGGCCGCAATGGCGCTGGAAAATCCAGCTTAATGAAAGTGATTTGTGGTGATGTCCAGCTAGATGATGGCCGGCTGCAATTGCGAAGCGATGTGCGCATGGCACGCTTAGATCAAGACCCGCCGGCGAAAGCTGACGTTACAGTCTTCGACTACATCGCTGGCGGGCTAGGAGACACTGGTAATCATCTGCGTGATTTTCAGGCACTGAGCTTGTCTATGGATGCTGATGATGCGGCCGCCATGTCGAAACTTGCTGATTTGCAAAGTAAACTCGATGCAGTTGATGGTTGGAGCTTTCAAAGCCAGATTGAAACAATTGCGAAGCGACTCGAATTGGATATTAACGCTGATCTGGCCAGCCTCAGTGGTGGTTGGTTGCGGCGAGTAGCGCTTGCTCGCGCATTGGTCACGCAACCCGATCTGTTGCTACTTGATGAGCCTACTAACCATCTGGATATCGACGCAGTACTCTGGCTAGAGCAATTTATCACCCAGTTTAAGGGTGCGATCATCTTTATTAGTCACGACCGAACATTTATCCGTAAGCTGGCAACTCGTATCGTTGATCTTGACCGAGGCGTGCTAACGAGCTGGCCGGGAAATTATGACAAGTATCTGGAAGGTAAGGCGACCTGGCTGGAGACTGAAGCGAAACATCAAGCTGAGTTTGATAAACGGTTAGCAGAAGAAGAGAAGTGGATCCGCCAAGGGATCAAAGCGCGACGCACTAGAAATGAAGGAAGGGTGAGGGCGCTCAAAGCGATGCGGCAGGAGCGTAGCGAACGTATCGAACGCCAGGGTCGCGCAGCGATGCAGATTAATGAAGGTGAGAAGTCGGGTAAATTGGTCTTCGAGCTTAAAGAGGTCGCATTGTCCCGTGGCGATAAGTTGCTGTTTGATGGTATGACGACACAAATCATGCGCGGTGATCGTATCGCACTGGTTGGCCCCAATGGTTGCGGTAAATCGAGCTTAATTAAGATGCTTCTTGGCGAAATCTCCGCCACTCAAGGTGCATTCCGTTGTGGCACGAAACTGCAAACTGCCTACTTCGACCAATACCGTGATCAGTTAGACCCGGATAAAACTGTAGTCGATACGGTCGCTGACGGTCGCCAAGAGTTCGAGTACCAAGGGCGTATGCGTCACGTGCTTGGCTATCTTCAGGACTTTTTGTTTGCACCGAAACGGGCGTTACAACCCGTTAGAGCTCTATCCGGCGGCGAAAAAAACCGACTGCTGTTAGCAAAGCTTTTCCTAAAGCCTTCTAATTTGTTAATTCTTGATGAACCTACAAATGATCTGGATGTCGAAACGCTGGAGTTGCTAGAAGAGTTGGTTGCTCAGTATCCCGGTACGGTTTTATTGGTAAGTCATGACCGTGCTTTTATCGATAATGTGGCAACGAGTTGCTGGCGCTTTGAAGATACCGCAGGCCTTAATATTCATGTCGGCGGGTATTCAGAGCTGCCGATGTTGGAAAATGGCCTAAAACGTGAAGCAAGCGCCGAAACGAAACCAAAACCAACGGTTAAGGCTTCTGCACCAAAAACCAAAAAGTTATCATACAAGCTGCAGCTTGAGCTGGACGGATTGCCGCAACGCATTGAGGTCTTAGAGCAACAAGTAGCCGAATTACAAACACAGATCAGTGAGACCGAATTCTTTTCCCAACCTGTCGCTAAAACGCAGCCGGTTCTTGATTCACTCAATGCAGTGGAGAAAGAGCTTGAAAGTGCTTTCGAACGATGGGAAGAGCTTGATTCACAAGCCAACGGTTAGCTGAAATTAGGGTAGACCAATGCGTATAAAACAATTATCAACCGCTTCTTTTCTTCTCAGTTTTATTCCTCTGAGCGCAACAGCGGTTACCTACACAGTCGAAGACCTTGGTACTGTGGACAATGTAAAAAGCAGTTACGCAATGAAGAGTAATGCTGCCGGCGACGTTGCCGCAACTGCAAAGGATCGATTCGAGCCCAACCTCGGTATAGATCCGGAAGATGGTGATGATGAACTTGACGATGATATTGACGATAACATTAACGACGATATCAACGACGAAATTGAAGACGATGATGATGAAGATGAAGATTACCTAGAGCCGCCCCAAGGAAATGAAGTTGCATTTGCTACTGATGGTAATGTAACCCAGCGCTTGGTTATTTTTGACGAAATAGAAGATGAAACCAACGAGCTTTCGGGTAGCACCAATGATATCGCTTTTGCTATTAACGATGGGCAGATGATCGTCGGCATGGGTACCGCACCTTATTATGCTATTCCCTACACTGAGGAGGATGGTGATGAGCTCACCTATTTTGCCCGTGACTTCCAAGCTAGAGGTTATGTTTATGTAATAGATGAAGCCCTGCCTCTGTTGGCACCAAATATAGAATATGGTGGTGTCAGTGTAGCTTCAGAC
Above is a window of Corallincola holothuriorum DNA encoding:
- the rlmKL gene encoding bifunctional 23S rRNA (guanine(2069)-N(7))-methyltransferase RlmK/23S rRNA (guanine(2445)-N(2))-methyltransferase RlmL, with protein sequence MTLPFFITAPLGTEDLVAREAEQYGAAEVKVTRAGVRVEAETAFIYRFCLNSRVASRLLFRLGEYDVNSADSLHAAAKQIDWQQHMHADATIAVHFDGTNDWMRNTQFGAQTVKDAVVDYMRDAGLPRPNVDKTHPDLRIHAYLHRDRISLAIDLSGPLHMRGYRDKAGKAPMRETLAAAMLMRGNWQASDDQPLVDPMCGSGTILIEAAMMAANVGPGLLRDFFPFQRWPLANQNEWKSVRDEAEIKAKEGRATTGKRFFGLDLDRSVLGLAKDNAHAAGVGHLINFAYGDIADLTNKYGAQGTVISNPPYGERLGTLAEVLALHYQFGTQLKAHFGDWRALIYNIDGSLLNQLRMRADKRHTLYNGQLKGTLASYQISSSEPKPIAEDFINRVKKNMKRLNKWIKQSDTDCYRVYDRDLPEYNLAIDFYGDWVIVQEFAAPKTIDEKKAQNRLNDALVALADLPQVDSRQIALKTRMRQRGAQQYERQQQANVWFKVNEGQCRFWINPLDYLDTGLFLDHRTVRMELGAMAEGQRVLNLFCYTGTATCHAAKGGATSSVSVDMSRTYLDWAARNFELNGMDPKQHQLIKADCMKWLVSTSDRFDLIFIDPPSFSNSKKMEGHFDVQRDHVELLAYARELLTPGGVIVFSNNLRGFKLDSEKLAKYDLSIQDVTEASLPEDFKRNQRIHHCFLLECER
- a CDS encoding glutaredoxin family protein → MIEAILYSTDGCHLCQEAQQLLAPLVDNGMQLRVVDIMDNDDDLQRFRIRIPVLALNHSIELDWPFDIQRVQHSIESIS
- the uup gene encoding ATP-binding cassette ATPase Uup gives rise to the protein MTLLVLEDACLAYGQVPLLENANFTIEAGERVCLVGRNGAGKSSLMKVICGDVQLDDGRLQLRSDVRMARLDQDPPAKADVTVFDYIAGGLGDTGNHLRDFQALSLSMDADDAAAMSKLADLQSKLDAVDGWSFQSQIETIAKRLELDINADLASLSGGWLRRVALARALVTQPDLLLLDEPTNHLDIDAVLWLEQFITQFKGAIIFISHDRTFIRKLATRIVDLDRGVLTSWPGNYDKYLEGKATWLETEAKHQAEFDKRLAEEEKWIRQGIKARRTRNEGRVRALKAMRQERSERIERQGRAAMQINEGEKSGKLVFELKEVALSRGDKLLFDGMTTQIMRGDRIALVGPNGCGKSSLIKMLLGEISATQGAFRCGTKLQTAYFDQYRDQLDPDKTVVDTVADGRQEFEYQGRMRHVLGYLQDFLFAPKRALQPVRALSGGEKNRLLLAKLFLKPSNLLILDEPTNDLDVETLELLEELVAQYPGTVLLVSHDRAFIDNVATSCWRFEDTAGLNIHVGGYSELPMLENGLKREASAETKPKPTVKASAPKTKKLSYKLQLELDGLPQRIEVLEQQVAELQTQISETEFFSQPVAKTQPVLDSLNAVEKELESAFERWEELDSQANG